The following coding sequences are from one Lentimicrobiaceae bacterium window:
- the dusB gene encoding tRNA dihydrouridine synthase DusB, with protein sequence MQIGNINLGNKPVLLAPLEDISDSAFRLICKKHGADMVFTEFVASEALIRNVQKTIDKMVFIPEERPIGIQLFGNDVNTMAESAKIIAQFKPDTIDINFGCPVKKIALKGSGAALLKNIPLMVDITKAIVDAVNIPVTVKTRLGWDQTDKPIVEIVQRLQDVGVAAVTIHARTRSQMYSGLADWTLIGEIKNMQSIKIPIIGNGDVNSAEVAKLMFDRYGVDAIMIGRAAIGNPWIFSQVKEYLNKGIITDDVDLKTRIDTCLQHLKIAIDNKGETKAIIEMRRLYSGYFRNVYDFKKIRLKLLTAKSYAQVQDILLSAVSL encoded by the coding sequence ATGCAAATTGGAAATATTAATTTAGGAAACAAGCCGGTTCTATTAGCGCCGCTTGAAGATATTAGCGACTCGGCGTTCAGACTAATATGCAAAAAACACGGTGCCGATATGGTCTTTACCGAATTCGTCGCTTCCGAAGCATTGATAAGGAATGTTCAAAAAACCATTGATAAAATGGTGTTCATTCCCGAAGAAAGACCTATAGGCATTCAACTGTTTGGGAATGATGTAAATACAATGGCTGAATCTGCTAAAATAATTGCACAATTCAAGCCTGATACTATTGATATTAATTTCGGATGTCCTGTAAAAAAAATCGCACTCAAAGGTTCGGGAGCAGCTTTGCTCAAAAATATACCTCTTATGGTTGACATAACAAAAGCTATTGTCGATGCTGTTAATATTCCGGTAACCGTAAAAACCCGATTAGGCTGGGATCAAACTGATAAGCCAATAGTTGAAATAGTACAACGCCTGCAAGATGTGGGTGTTGCTGCTGTTACAATTCACGCTAGAACTCGCTCGCAAATGTATTCGGGCTTAGCCGATTGGACACTGATAGGCGAAATAAAGAATATGCAAAGCATTAAAATTCCTATAATCGGCAACGGCGATGTTAATAGTGCCGAAGTCGCTAAGCTAATGTTCGACAGGTACGGAGTTGATGCAATTATGATTGGAAGAGCTGCAATAGGAAATCCGTGGATATTCAGTCAAGTTAAAGAGTACCTCAACAAAGGTATTATAACAGATGATGTTGATTTAAAAACTAGGATAGACACTTGTTTGCAACACCTGAAAATTGCAATTGATAACAAAGGCGAAACCAAAGCTATTATTGAAATGAGAAGACTTTACTCGGGATATTTTAGAAACGTTTACGACTTCAAAAAAATAAGATTAAAACTACTAACAGCTAAAAGCTACGCACAAGTACAAGATATTTTATTAAGTGCTGTTTCTTTGTAA
- a CDS encoding RNA polymerase sigma factor: MQFKVEKQDSVEKDIVEGCLKNDRQAQYSLYQRYCDAMYTICYRITGNYDDANEALQEAFIQVFTDLHQFKFNSTLGAWIKTIVVRTAIRIITKERKLVNADIDEVHDDDHVVIPSAIDGELLEQAILSLPDGYRTVFLLVEVEGYTHEEVAKMLNIAVGTSKSQLFRAKKLLQKKIGTLLFN, encoded by the coding sequence GTGCAGTTTAAAGTAGAAAAGCAAGATTCTGTTGAAAAAGATATAGTTGAAGGTTGTTTGAAAAACGACCGACAGGCTCAGTATTCTTTGTACCAAAGATATTGTGATGCCATGTACACTATATGCTACAGAATTACAGGCAACTACGACGATGCTAACGAAGCTCTGCAAGAAGCATTTATACAGGTTTTTACCGACTTGCATCAGTTTAAATTTAACTCAACATTGGGAGCTTGGATTAAAACAATTGTTGTGCGAACTGCTATTAGAATTATAACTAAGGAGCGAAAGTTGGTCAATGCTGATATAGATGAAGTACACGACGATGATCATGTTGTTATTCCGTCAGCAATTGATGGCGAACTGTTAGAACAGGCGATACTTTCGCTACCCGACGGGTATAGAACAGTGTTTTTGCTTGTTGAAGTAGAAGGATACACTCACGAAGAAGTTGCAAAAATGTTGAATATAGCAGTGGGTACTTCAAAATCGCAGCTGTTTCGTGCAAAAAAATTGTTGCAGAAAAAAATTGGAACATTATTATTTAACTGA
- the tpiA gene encoding triose-phosphate isomerase — translation MRIKLVAGNWKMNKSFSEAEELLFDISEELQNNKSKAEVVICPPYLYLEMATDIAAENDFAIGAQNVSNFEKGAYTGEISAGMLHKMDVSYCIVGHSERRQYFNETNQVIAEKVKQLISNDITPIFCCGEKLEDRESGKHFEVVKSQIKEALFDLESDKISSVIIAYEPVWAIGTGKTATPEQAQEMHEFIRNTIKDKFTQKVSDNITILYGGSCNAKNAKELFACKDIDGGLIGGASLVAEDFVKIVNSF, via the coding sequence ATGAGAATAAAATTAGTAGCCGGAAACTGGAAAATGAACAAATCATTTTCGGAAGCTGAAGAACTTCTGTTTGACATATCGGAAGAGTTGCAAAACAACAAGAGCAAGGCTGAAGTCGTAATATGTCCTCCATATCTTTATTTAGAAATGGCAACCGATATCGCCGCCGAAAACGATTTTGCTATAGGAGCTCAAAACGTTTCTAATTTTGAAAAAGGAGCATACACAGGCGAAATATCTGCAGGAATGTTGCACAAAATGGACGTTTCGTACTGCATTGTCGGGCACTCCGAACGCAGACAGTATTTTAACGAAACCAATCAGGTTATTGCAGAAAAAGTAAAACAACTCATCAGCAACGATATTACACCTATTTTCTGCTGTGGCGAAAAATTAGAAGACAGAGAAAGCGGAAAACATTTTGAAGTTGTTAAATCGCAGATAAAAGAAGCCCTGTTTGACCTTGAAAGCGACAAGATTTCGAGTGTTATCATTGCCTACGAACCCGTTTGGGCTATTGGCACAGGCAAAACCGCAACTCCCGAACAAGCTCAAGAAATGCACGAATTTATCAGAAATACCATAAAAGATAAGTTTACACAAAAAGTATCCGACAATATCACAATTTTGTATGGCGGCAGCTGCAATGCCAAAAATGCTAAAGAGCTGTTTGCTTGCAAAGATATAGACGGCGGACTTATTGGTGGGGCTTCGCTTGTAGCTGAAGATTTTGTTAAAATTGTTAATTCATTCTGA
- a CDS encoding metallophosphoesterase — MKNKQIILLVLAVLFLSPIFAQRGATTKIVFDDGFNFYLANDLGRNGSYFQKDVAEVMGNMADELDIEFVVAAGDVHHYNGVQSINDPIWMTNYELIYSHGDLQVSWYPILGNHEYRGNTQAVLDYSNVSRRWEMPARYYVKHIEADSDGDYSSVDIFFLDTSPLINKYHEESDKYPDIQKQDSTAQLRWLEKELAQSKAEFKIVVGHHPIYVSEKKRVDEKDLVKKLDPILRRHNVDIYAAGHSHTFQHLTKPNTGVQYIVNGSASKGRKPIKGPDTQFCSSDEGFSVISVGKNVVRMTFINYKGEPIYYFDVKK, encoded by the coding sequence ATGAAAAATAAACAAATAATTTTATTAGTTCTTGCGGTACTATTTTTAAGTCCCATATTCGCCCAAAGGGGTGCGACTACAAAAATAGTATTTGATGACGGATTCAATTTTTATCTTGCCAACGACTTAGGACGCAACGGCTCGTATTTTCAGAAAGATGTAGCCGAGGTAATGGGAAACATGGCAGACGAGTTAGATATTGAGTTTGTTGTTGCAGCCGGCGATGTACATCATTATAATGGTGTACAAAGTATAAACGACCCAATTTGGATGACCAATTACGAGCTTATATATTCGCATGGCGATCTGCAAGTTAGCTGGTATCCTATACTTGGCAATCACGAGTACAGAGGCAATACACAGGCGGTGTTAGACTATTCTAATGTTTCAAGACGTTGGGAAATGCCTGCCAGATATTATGTTAAGCATATTGAGGCAGATTCTGACGGAGATTATTCGTCGGTAGATATTTTCTTTTTAGATACTTCGCCACTTATTAACAAATACCACGAGGAAAGCGATAAATATCCTGATATTCAAAAACAGGATAGCACGGCTCAACTTCGTTGGTTAGAAAAAGAGTTGGCACAGTCGAAAGCCGAATTTAAAATTGTTGTGGGTCATCACCCGATTTATGTATCGGAAAAGAAACGTGTTGACGAAAAAGACCTTGTAAAAAAACTTGACCCTATTTTACGCCGTCATAATGTTGATATATATGCAGCCGGACACTCGCATACGTTTCAACATCTTACAAAACCGAATACAGGTGTTCAGTATATTGTAAACGGTTCGGCTTCAAAAGGCAGAAAACCTATAAAAGGTCCCGATACACAGTTTTGTTCATCTGACGAAGGTTTCTCGGTTATTTCGGTAGGAAAGAATGTAGTTAGAATGACCTTTATTAACTACAAAGGTGAACCGATTTATTATTTTGATGTGAAAAAGTAA
- a CDS encoding glycosyltransferase family 2 protein, whose amino-acid sequence MIYVALPVYNEMPHLSRTINCVLSQSEQDFKLICCVNQPDVFWTDEHKKHICHNNQSAINYLKSLNDDRISVLDYSSQGKGWKNNKIGVGMARKVTMDYIASIAEKHDIILCLDADTVFCKDYFKSIAENISQNPDIMAISVPYYHILSEDENLNKALLRYEIYMRAYLINMYRIENPFSFTALGSAIATPVWAYNKIGGMAPKKSGEDFYFLQSMVKSGKISNYNSKMVFPATRFSDRVFFGTGPALIKGNKGDWSSYPIYPISLFDDIGKTFNLFEKLFFGDVATPIDDFLIETFGNLPWEKLRNNCKDTNTFVKACYQKIDGLRILQYLKKNQIQDDSSDTIYLSELLQLYNIDISKTIGNLNLTDLNVIDLDRIRNILFDVEMQYRYME is encoded by the coding sequence ATGATTTACGTAGCACTACCTGTTTATAATGAGATGCCACATTTAAGTCGCACTATAAACTGCGTGCTGTCTCAGTCGGAACAAGATTTTAAGCTGATTTGCTGCGTTAACCAACCAGATGTTTTTTGGACTGACGAACATAAAAAACACATTTGCCACAATAATCAATCGGCTATAAATTACCTTAAATCGTTAAACGACGATAGGATAAGTGTTTTGGATTATTCGTCGCAAGGTAAAGGTTGGAAAAACAATAAAATCGGAGTTGGCATGGCTCGTAAAGTTACAATGGACTATATTGCAAGCATTGCCGAAAAACACGATATAATACTGTGTTTAGATGCCGATACTGTTTTTTGTAAAGATTATTTTAAATCAATTGCAGAAAACATAAGCCAAAACCCCGATATTATGGCAATATCAGTGCCGTATTATCATATTCTGTCGGAAGACGAAAATTTAAACAAAGCCCTGCTACGTTACGAAATATACATGAGAGCTTATTTGATAAACATGTACCGAATAGAAAATCCGTTTAGTTTTACTGCATTGGGCTCGGCGATTGCAACTCCTGTGTGGGCATACAACAAAATTGGCGGCATGGCTCCCAAAAAAAGCGGCGAAGATTTTTATTTCTTGCAAAGTATGGTAAAAAGCGGAAAAATCAGCAATTACAACAGCAAAATGGTATTTCCTGCTACACGATTTTCAGATAGAGTGTTTTTCGGTACAGGTCCTGCTCTAATTAAAGGAAACAAAGGCGATTGGAGTAGTTATCCCATTTATCCCATTAGTCTATTCGACGACATTGGAAAGACGTTTAACTTGTTTGAAAAACTTTTTTTCGGCGATGTTGCTACTCCCATCGACGACTTTTTGATAGAAACATTCGGAAATTTGCCTTGGGAAAAACTAAGAAACAACTGTAAAGACACAAACACTTTCGTTAAAGCCTGCTACCAAAAAATCGACGGACTCAGAATATTGCAGTATCTGAAAAAAAATCAAATTCAAGACGACAGCTCCGACACAATATACCTTTCGGAATTACTGCAACTCTACAATATTGATATCAGCAAAACCATTGGCAACCTCAACTTAACCGACTTAAACGTCATTGATTTGGACAGAATAAGGAATATTTTGTTTGACGTGGAAATGCAGTATCGTTACATGGAGTAA
- a CDS encoding DUF1599 domain-containing protein: MKQDKSNINDVKANKLNAEFEPIIQECRYIFEKKMLDYGVSWRVLRPESVTDQILNKVRRLKNIEIKGVQKVDDDTKSELMGIVNYSVIGLILLENNWDESDNIETDRVLKLYDKKIKKAIELLSDKNHDYDDAWRAMRISSIIDFIHVKLLRIQSIEDNKGETSVSEGIESNLEDIINYAIFAIIRISENKK, from the coding sequence ATGAAGCAGGACAAAAGTAATATAAATGACGTAAAAGCAAACAAACTTAACGCAGAATTTGAGCCTATAATACAGGAATGTCGCTACATTTTTGAGAAAAAAATGTTGGACTATGGCGTTTCGTGGCGTGTACTTCGTCCCGAATCCGTTACCGACCAAATTCTCAATAAAGTCAGACGCCTGAAAAACATTGAAATTAAAGGTGTTCAGAAAGTTGACGACGACACAAAGTCGGAATTGATGGGAATTGTCAACTATTCGGTTATAGGTCTTATTCTTTTGGAAAACAATTGGGATGAGAGCGATAATATTGAAACAGATAGAGTTTTAAAACTTTATGATAAAAAAATAAAAAAGGCTATAGAACTGCTAAGTGACAAAAACCACGACTACGACGATGCGTGGCGAGCTATGCGAATATCATCGATAATTGATTTTATACACGTAAAGCTGCTAAGAATACAAAGCATTGAAGATAACAAAGGCGAAACTTCCGTGTCGGAAGGCATAGAGTCGAACTTAGAAGATATTATTAATTATGCTATCTTTGCAATAATAAGAATCTCCGAAAATAAAAAATAA
- the prmA gene encoding 50S ribosomal protein L11 methyltransferase, translating to MKYNEFVIELHTNTSEIAEIVSAYLMYDDFDSFQFTDDNNILAYISTDFSVADTLEKLKNEPYSNWIKNVEVKQLEDKNWNQIWESSYEPVIVSDNCIVRAPFHTNLPEVEFDIKIMPKMSFGTAHHATTLLMMKYILEIEDFTNLSVLDMGCGTGVLAILAAMKNAETIWAVDNDTWAFENVKENVKANNCEHIKTFLGNASILGNEKFDYIFANINKNILLNDLPTYANCLNKNGHIFLSGFYLQDLDDLIEKAKTVNLSFINYKEKDNWVAAHFHTNK from the coding sequence ATGAAGTATAACGAGTTTGTTATAGAATTGCACACAAATACATCGGAAATTGCCGAAATAGTTTCGGCATATCTGATGTACGACGATTTTGACAGTTTCCAATTTACCGACGACAACAATATTTTGGCGTACATAAGCACCGATTTTTCTGTTGCTGACACGCTTGAGAAACTAAAAAACGAGCCGTACAGTAATTGGATAAAAAATGTTGAAGTAAAACAGTTGGAAGACAAAAATTGGAACCAAATATGGGAAAGTTCGTACGAGCCCGTGATTGTTTCGGATAATTGTATTGTGAGAGCTCCATTCCACACAAATTTACCTGAAGTGGAGTTTGACATCAAAATTATGCCTAAAATGTCGTTCGGCACTGCGCATCACGCAACCACTCTATTGATGATGAAATACATTTTGGAAATTGAAGATTTTACAAATCTTTCTGTTTTGGATATGGGTTGCGGAACAGGCGTTTTGGCTATACTTGCTGCTATGAAAAATGCCGAAACCATTTGGGCTGTAGATAACGACACATGGGCTTTTGAAAATGTGAAAGAAAACGTTAAAGCCAACAATTGCGAACATATAAAAACATTTTTGGGTAATGCTAGTATTCTTGGCAACGAAAAGTTTGATTACATTTTTGCCAATATCAACAAAAACATATTGCTAAACGACTTGCCAACCTACGCCAATTGCTTAAATAAAAACGGACATATATTTCTCAGCGGCTTTTACCTTCAAGACTTGGACGATTTGATTGAGAAAGCCAAAACAGTGAATCTTAGTTTTATAAACTATAAAGAAAAAGATAATTGGGTAGCAGCTCATTTTCACACAAACAAATAA
- a CDS encoding DoxX family protein, which yields MKEKTRKEKIFKIIAQVSRIITGAVFMFSGFVKGVDPMGTAYKIQDYLVAYNFDFLIPLALSLAILLCAVEFTVGFMLFFNLQTRISAWILFLMMIFFTGLTLYDAIYEPVPDCGCFGEAIILTNWQTFYKNVVLIVLAVFVFICRKRFVGVPHKFVQSLISIIVFILFIGFSTYSYKHLPVVDFLEWKVGNKLYNENPQPIEYYVTYQNKETLETKEYLLPDFPYNDSVWIERWEFVSQRTYDPNDYHGKSLIIQDTIGNIVTNDIIQNPDYQLIITSYNLSDITPKAIKKIQKLEKAHNCDTLSIAFLTSQENDNINRFANENGIFLDYYISDDIILKTMVRSNPGFMLLKEGVVIKKWSYRDFPDYDELNKKWLNK from the coding sequence ATGAAAGAAAAAACTCGTAAGGAAAAAATATTTAAAATTATTGCTCAAGTCAGTCGAATAATCACCGGTGCAGTATTTATGTTTTCGGGATTCGTAAAGGGTGTCGACCCTATGGGTACTGCATACAAAATACAAGATTACTTGGTTGCATATAATTTCGATTTCTTAATTCCTTTGGCTCTTAGCCTTGCTATTTTACTTTGTGCAGTCGAATTTACCGTTGGGTTCATGCTTTTCTTCAATCTGCAAACAAGAATATCAGCGTGGATACTATTTTTAATGATGATATTTTTTACCGGACTGACATTATACGACGCAATATACGAGCCAGTACCGGATTGCGGTTGCTTTGGCGAAGCTATTATACTTACCAACTGGCAAACTTTTTACAAAAATGTTGTCCTTATTGTCCTTGCTGTTTTCGTATTTATTTGTAGAAAAAGATTTGTCGGCGTACCGCACAAGTTTGTACAATCGCTAATTTCAATTATCGTGTTTATTCTGTTTATAGGTTTTTCTACATACAGCTACAAACATCTTCCTGTTGTTGATTTTTTGGAATGGAAAGTTGGAAACAAACTTTATAACGAAAATCCTCAACCTATCGAATACTACGTTACTTACCAAAACAAGGAAACCCTTGAAACAAAGGAATACCTACTTCCCGACTTTCCTTATAACGATAGTGTTTGGATTGAGCGATGGGAGTTTGTTTCTCAAAGAACCTACGACCCTAACGATTATCATGGAAAATCTCTAATTATTCAAGATACTATAGGAAATATAGTAACCAACGACATTATCCAAAATCCTGACTACCAGCTCATTATTACAAGTTATAACTTATCTGACATAACTCCAAAGGCTATTAAGAAAATACAAAAACTTGAAAAAGCACACAATTGCGATACCTTGTCAATTGCATTTTTAACTAGTCAGGAAAACGATAATATTAACAGGTTTGCCAACGAAAACGGCATATTCCTAGATTACTACATATCCGACGATATAATCTTAAAAACAATGGTAAGGTCGAACCCTGGATTTATGTTGCTGAAAGAAGGTGTGGTTATTAAGAAGTGGAGTTACAGAGATTTTCCCGATTACGACGAATTAAATAAAAAATGGTTAAACAAATAA
- a CDS encoding TonB-dependent receptor translates to MKKLTLPLLLIFILSIFSAFADENPSSASPGSVTGRVVDEKGYVLPGATITIEGTSMGTISDHDGFFRIVGLPNGTYTVNISYVGFTPEKASIVIENNRTVSTGTIVLAEGLLMQEFVVTASNAQNKAMSQQRSDINITNVISADQVSRFPDSNIGDAIKRIPGISVQYDQGEARFGHIRGTSPDLSSVTIDGTRVPSAEAKVRSVQLDLIPADMIQAIEVNKVVTPDMDADAIGGSVNLVTKSQPANQRITALVGSGYNTISQKPTWNFGLGYGNRVFKEKLGFVASISFQDNPLGSDNVEFEWSKDDDGKLYVDDYQIRQYFVHRQRQSYSLALDYVFNPDHKIELSGMYNKRYDWENRYRMRIRNIKPEGEDEYSARIERQVKFGTEPTRYTRLEDQEVQTYTLRGEHHFNRLAMKWKTNYSRASEYRPDERYINYRLSGVEFTNDLSNPRVPMASGFNKDINDFTQFKFREFTESDKYTYDEDYSGKVDFKLPINPSKKNKSEIAFGASHKVKNKSNTVDFYEYEPVDQDAFDQLVYDHLIDQTRSNFLAGDYKAGLFPDRKYFGDIPLEGNPDYEKEEILEEQLANFKAKEVVTAAYVRYDQRLFRQLDLILGLRMERTLSNYEANMWDEDEDIITPIVGEDKSYTNFLPNLIAKWNITKNLKLKGAWSNTLARPKYTDLAPRQSIKYGDEEISIGNPELSPTRSMNFDLMLEYYTNGNGLLSAGVFYKDISDFIVDVRYADYYYLNRLWKTFTQPINGGDADLLGFEVAVQQNLYFLPGFLRYFNVYTNYTFNHSSVKNFNYEGRENEELSLPGTPKHTFNAALGFETKKFSARISYNLASDFIDELGTEAYKDRYYDRVNYLDFNANYKLGKYLNIFANVNNILNQPLRYYQGSKEYTMQVEYYNFRFDAGVKFNF, encoded by the coding sequence ATGAAAAAATTAACATTACCACTATTATTAATCTTTATTTTGTCGATTTTTTCGGCTTTTGCCGATGAAAATCCAAGTAGTGCAAGCCCTGGTTCAGTTACCGGTAGAGTAGTTGACGAAAAGGGTTACGTACTGCCCGGAGCAACAATTACTATTGAAGGGACAAGCATGGGAACCATTTCCGACCACGATGGTTTTTTCCGTATTGTAGGATTGCCCAATGGTACTTATACGGTAAACATCTCCTACGTAGGATTTACACCCGAAAAGGCATCCATAGTTATCGAAAACAATCGTACGGTTTCTACCGGTACTATAGTTCTTGCAGAAGGTTTGTTGATGCAGGAATTTGTTGTTACAGCCAGTAATGCGCAAAATAAAGCTATGTCGCAACAACGTAGCGATATTAACATTACCAATGTTATTTCAGCCGATCAAGTATCTCGTTTCCCAGATTCCAATATAGGTGATGCTATAAAACGTATTCCCGGAATTAGCGTACAATACGATCAAGGTGAGGCTCGTTTCGGACATATCAGAGGTACGTCTCCTGATTTGAGTTCGGTTACAATTGACGGAACACGTGTTCCTTCAGCCGAGGCTAAAGTTCGTTCGGTACAGTTAGACCTTATACCGGCAGATATGATTCAGGCTATTGAGGTAAACAAAGTTGTTACACCCGATATGGATGCTGACGCTATTGGTGGTTCGGTTAACTTAGTTACTAAGAGCCAACCTGCAAATCAAAGAATTACTGCATTAGTTGGAAGCGGATATAACACAATTTCACAAAAACCGACTTGGAATTTCGGATTAGGTTATGGAAATCGTGTTTTTAAAGAAAAACTAGGTTTTGTTGCTTCTATTTCGTTTCAAGATAACCCTTTAGGTTCAGATAACGTTGAGTTTGAATGGAGCAAAGATGATGACGGAAAACTTTATGTTGACGATTATCAAATTCGTCAGTATTTTGTTCATCGCCAACGTCAGAGCTACTCTTTAGCTTTAGATTATGTATTTAATCCCGACCACAAAATAGAGTTGAGCGGCATGTACAACAAACGCTACGATTGGGAAAACAGATACAGAATGAGAATCAGAAATATTAAACCTGAAGGCGAAGACGAATATAGCGCACGTATAGAGCGTCAGGTTAAATTCGGAACTGAACCTACCAGATATACACGTTTGGAAGATCAGGAGGTGCAAACCTACACTTTGAGAGGAGAACACCACTTCAATCGTTTGGCTATGAAATGGAAAACTAATTACTCAAGGGCTTCGGAATATCGTCCCGACGAGAGATACATTAATTACAGATTAAGCGGAGTTGAGTTTACTAACGATTTATCTAATCCACGTGTACCAATGGCTTCGGGCTTTAATAAAGATATAAACGATTTCACACAATTCAAATTCCGCGAATTTACCGAGTCTGACAAATATACCTACGACGAAGACTATTCCGGTAAAGTTGATTTCAAATTACCCATAAATCCATCGAAGAAAAACAAGAGTGAAATTGCATTTGGTGCATCTCACAAAGTGAAAAACAAAAGCAACACCGTTGACTTCTACGAATATGAACCTGTTGACCAAGACGCTTTTGATCAACTTGTATATGACCACCTTATAGACCAAACTCGTTCTAATTTCCTTGCAGGCGATTATAAAGCAGGTTTGTTCCCCGACAGAAAATATTTTGGAGATATTCCGTTAGAAGGTAATCCTGATTATGAGAAAGAAGAAATTCTTGAAGAACAACTTGCCAATTTTAAAGCAAAAGAAGTTGTTACCGCTGCTTATGTACGTTACGACCAACGTTTGTTCAGACAATTGGATTTAATTTTAGGATTGAGAATGGAAAGAACCTTATCCAACTACGAAGCAAATATGTGGGATGAAGATGAAGATATAATCACTCCAATTGTAGGTGAAGATAAAAGTTATACCAACTTTTTACCCAACTTAATTGCTAAATGGAACATAACTAAAAATTTAAAACTTAAGGGAGCTTGGTCGAATACTTTGGCAAGACCAAAATACACCGACTTAGCACCAAGACAATCTATCAAATACGGAGATGAAGAAATATCGATTGGTAACCCTGAATTGTCACCAACCAGATCTATGAACTTCGACCTCATGTTGGAATACTATACCAACGGAAACGGATTGCTTTCGGCAGGTGTATTTTACAAAGATATTTCCGATTTTATTGTTGATGTACGTTATGCCGACTATTATTACTTAAATAGGTTATGGAAAACTTTTACACAACCCATTAATGGTGGCGATGCCGATTTGTTAGGATTTGAAGTCGCTGTACAACAAAACTTGTATTTCTTACCCGGATTTTTACGTTATTTCAATGTTTATACAAACTACACTTTCAATCACTCATCGGTTAAGAACTTCAACTACGAAGGACGTGAAAACGAGGAGTTGAGTCTTCCGGGAACACCAAAACATACTTTCAACGCAGCATTAGGATTTGAAACCAAGAAATTCTCGGCACGTATATCTTATAACCTTGCATCCGACTTTATTGACGAGTTAGGAACTGAAGCGTACAAAGACAGATACTACGACCGCGTAAATTATTTAGATTTTAACGCAAACTATAAATTGGGTAAATATTTGAATATTTTCGCCAACGTAAACAATATTCTTAACCAACCTTTACGTTATTATCAAGGAAGCAAAGAATACACTATGCAGGTTGAATATTACAACTTCCGCTTTGATGCTGGTGTTAAGTTCAATTTTTAA